Part of the Pseudomonas sp. ADAK13 genome is shown below.
CAGACACTCCAGATATTGACGATCTTGATGATCCAATGCATAGAACTTCTTGGCCTGAGCGGTACGATAAATGGGGTTCTCTGAAGTAGCCTGTGGTTATTTTGAGCTCGATTTACCCGAAACAATTCTTGCACCGCTCATCAACTGAGAGGTTCCGTTAGAGCTCGCTGTCTGTGCAGCATGGGTTCCCCTGCTGAGCATTCCTTCTACGCCTGAACCTACGCTATATCCGGCCCAACTCATGGTGGCTAGAAAAACCATCGGCAGCACGATGAACATCGCCCCCATCACATACTCAATTACCTGCGCGGTGACGGTTCCATCCATAAATCCGGATGTCGGCAGCGACAACAGCACCTGATTGGACGCCGAAACCTGGTTGTACAAGGTGTCGAGCATGCTGGAGTCGACCCAGCGGGCCAGTTCCCACCAGAAGGTCAGCATGTGCAGTGTGAACAGCGCGAACGTCACCGTCATGACGGTCTTCAGCTGGTAGGTACTGACTAACAGAATCAGCGGCAAGCTGATGATGACGCCCATGATCAGGAAGGCCTGCACCATTGGCAGGGCGGCGCGTAGTGCATTCATCGCCGGGAAGTTGCTGAAGGAGCCGAGGGCCAGCCCGGTGTTGGTGGCGAGGTTATTGAGCCCCTGATTGATCGAACCGCCACGAGCGCTGGAACCATAGTCCTGGTACACCTGTCCGGGCGACATGGACATCGATTGCTGGCGCGGACTGACCAGTTCGCGCAGGGTGGCATCCTCGATCTCGTTGCTCGAGCGGCCAGTCAACCAACCTTTGAGCTGAGTCAGCAGCGAGGGATCAACCTGCTCGACCAAGCGCTCGCGCAAGCCAACACCGCTGTCGCTCCACCACTGCTTGCAGGTGGGATAGCCCGCGCCATTCTCCAGCCGCGGCAGGGAAACATCGCGGCTTTCGTCATACGGCCAGCTGACGCGCGGTGTGCGTGAACGATCCGTATCGTAGTAGCCGGGCGTGTCGAGAAGATAGCTTGAGCCGATCCAGGACGCGTCGTGACTTTGTGCCTTGTCCAGTTGCGGGCGATTGGTGAACAGCCGGGAACGAGAGTAGCCATAACAGTCGCGAGTGAAGTCGGCGACTTCCTGCAGGAGGACCTGGCTTTCGATGCGCGAACTGTCGATCTCCATGCGCATCTGCCGGATATCCGGCGCGCAGGGAATGGAGGCGGTGGCCGCTGCGGTGACCCCTTTGCTCAAGGCATGCACCAGAAACCACCAGATCGGCACGTTGGCGGAGCGTTCGCCAATGGTATTGAAGGTGGTCCCCCAGGCAGTATCCGCCGGCTTGGCCACACTCACGCCGCAGCGCTGACTCGCCGCATCATCGAATGCCATTGACGAGAGGCTCAATGGAAAGACCGGCGCGCAGCCGAACAATACGACGATGTAGGCCAGCCACAACCGGTTCTCGATCCGCGGCACCGAGAGCAATCCCTTGTTTCCCTCATCCGCGCCTTGCTGACGGGCCGACAACCATTCCTGCAGGATGATCGCGCCGAAGGGCGCGGCAAACAACCCGGTGTCGGACAGGACACCCCAGAGGCCGTTGTTGATGATCCAGGCCAGGAGAGAGAGGTAAAACTCCAGGTAGCTGTTGGTGCTCATAAGCATGGGGGTGACCTCACAGTCGGGTGAGTTCGACGCAGGTAAAGAGTACGAGCCCTAATGCTCCGATGCGTTTCACGCGCAGTCGATCCTGGGGTCGATGTCGGTAGTGCCAAAGCAGATCCCACCAGAGCGCAAAGAGGGCGCCGTAGAGCAGGGCACGCCACCACCGCAGATAGGGCAGTACGGATTCGAATGCGTGCTGCCAGGCCTCGAAACTACTCAGCGCAGCGCGGCCGATCCATGCGACCAGTGCGGCGGTCAGGATCATCACCGCGGCAATCCCCAGGCTCGAAAGCAAAGTGAATAGCGGTGAGCGTTTCATGGCTCACTTGCGCCTGGCGTCAGCGTCATTGAGCCGGCCCGGCTCAGGGTCGCCTTGCTCGACGGTGCGCGAAGCATCGGCACCGCCGGCATGCCGATCGAGCACCAGGCTGGCGGTATTGGTGGCGAGTATCTGCCGGACCTGCAGTTCGGTTTGTAGCAGGCGTATTTCGCGCTCTAGAGCGTCGATGTTTTTCGTCAAGGCGCTCTGAGCCGGCTCGGCTGAGGCGATGTTCGGTTCGTGACTGCCCGCCAGCAGAGTACGCAATAGCAGCAACGCTTTGTCGAGCACACTGGACAAGGCCGTCTCACTGGCCAGGCGCCGCGCCAACAGATCCTGATCGGGGTCGTCGCGCAGGGCTTCGACTACGCCACGGGTTACCGGCAGCATAGGGCTCGAGGCTTTCGCCAGGTTGTCAGGGGTAGGCGACAGTGAGCCGGACAGCAGCCCTTGCAGGGCCTTGAGACGTTCGCTGTAGGCCTCCTGGATCAGCGGCGTCAATCCGCTGCCAGCGGTCGCACGCAGGGTTTCGCAGGTATCGCAGGTCGTGACTTCAGTTTCGCCCAGCACGCGAACGGCCCATTCGGATTCCTCCTGGGGCGAAGCCCAGGTCTGGCAAATGGCCCCACCCAGGCAATCGCTATTACTAATCGAGGCATTGTCATCCATCGACCGGTTATGCAGCAGGTTGTAGCCCGTGCGCACTACGTCGGCGGTCACCCGAATGGGCGTCTGCCCATCACCACCAGCCTTCGAGCCGCCGACCCAGGACACCCCCTTGTTGCCGTTATGGGCCTCGGTGTTTTTCACCGCGGCCACCGCATCACCGCCGGTTTGCTCCAGATTGCCCTGCATCTCCTGGTTCTTGGCCAGCGCGCCCCAGCCGGCTTGACCGACCTTGTCCGCCATCTTCTCGGCCATGGCCTGGCAGGTCAGCTTCGAGCGGTCGAAGTCGATACGCCCCTGCATCACCCCGTTGCTCAACAACTCATAGAGGCCGGGGTTGGCGCGTTGGATGATCAACGCCGGCAGCGACATCACGGCTTGGGTCGCGTTCTGCACGATGCTGCCCATGATCTGCTGGAAACCTTCGGTGACGCCGTTCAGCTGGTTTTGCAGGGTGTTGGTGAGGCTCATGTTTCCGCACATCATGTTCGCTCGCCATGACCCGCCGACACCGAGACCACTGGGTCGGTAGAGCGAGCTCGGTGAGCCGACTGCCGAGCCGCCACCAATGGTGTACATCACTCGGTCGTCGAGTACTTCACCTTGAGTACCCAGACGGTAATCGCCCTCGGCGGCGTAGGCATGTGTGGCAATGGCGAGCAGTCCACAGAGCAACAGACTCATCGTGCCCAACCAGGGCCGCGCGAGAAGCCGACTCATGAAGCACCTCCTTCGAAGTCGATGCTGAACAGGAAGGTCTGTCCCTCACGTTTGCAGCAGCTATAGGGACGCCACAGCGACCAGGCGTAGCCGCCATCCGCGCTCTGTACCGGATCGCTGGGGAAGATGGCGCACGTGGGCTGCACCTGGGGGTAGAGCAATTGCCATTTGTGGGTCGAAGCGTCGTTTTCAACGATCGGGCCAGGCGGCCAGTAGCCGTCGCGTTTGGCGGGCGTGAGTGGTAAGTACACATGCGGCTGCCAGTTGTGGGTAATCACATCGCCGGCGCGTTGCGCCATGACTGCGGCCGCCTTGAAATCGTCGGGCTGTACCAGAAAGCCCTGCCGGGGATAAACGTTGCCCCACATGTTTCCCGAGACCTGACGACCAATTTCACGGATCCCCGGCATGAGCGATTCGGGGTAGAAACTTTCTGGGATGCCATGGCGCCAGGCCAGTGAGTCCAGGGTACTCAGGTAGTAAGGCATTAATGCAGTTGCACCGCTGGCGCAGGCATAGCCGGATTGCGAAGCCAGTTGCGTTGCGACCCAGCCACCGGGGTGGCCGATGCCATCAACGTTCTTGAATCGAGGCAGGTTGTCGCGGCGGGCGTTCGGCGTGATCAGGTTGCCGCCACCTTCTGCACCGCTGATGGGAGCGGAGAGGGTGGTCATCTTGGTCCAGGGGTTATTGCCGGTGGTGGCGTAGCTCGAGACGACCAGTTCAGGAATGAAATGACGAACCTTGGTCGAGGTTTTGACTGTGCAGCCGAAGGGCGTGCAGAGGAGCCAGAAACAAATGCCGACGACCCTGTATTCGAGACAGTTTGGCGAAAGCACGGAGGAGGTGATGCTGACGGTGTCCAGCGCCATGCTTGGGCCGCACGCCAGCAGAATGCTTAGCGCCAAGGGCCGTAGTTTTGTGGGCGGAAGTGACGAGCAGGCAACAGGCATTATCCAGGCTCTCGGTGTATGGCCTGGGCAGGTTCGGTTAGGGACTGAAGACTGTCAGTGGGAATTATGAAGGCGGATCTATCGGATTTGTGAGGCGTGGGTCTATTATTTGACGTGAAGGGAGCTGCGCAGGGTATCGGCGTCTACAAGTAGTTGATCTGTGGTGATTTCGAAAATATTGGCGAGTTTGCACAGGACCAACAGCGAGGGGTTGCCCGCGCATCGTTCGATTTGGCTGACGTAGGTGCGATCCACCTCGGCCATGAGCGCCAGCTGCTCCTGGGTAAGGTTCTTTACGCGCCGCATCCAGCGGATGTTCTCCGCCAGTTGCAGACGAAGTTGTTCGTAGTCTTGAGTCATGCGCGCAAATTGCGCCTTGAGGGACTCTCAATCCACGGGATATAGTCTACATTGGCATTGAATTAGGCCATTTGGTGCCCATGCCTGTTATCGAGCGTTCATTTGGTGTCGTTAAGATTTCGAGGCTGGGTCCAGTGTCTAACAATAAAATCAGAAATCTAGGGTGCGTATGGACGAAAACTACATTTCAATTCCCGCGGCGGATGATTGCCCAAGTCTTCTGACACCTTGGGGCAGCGAATTTTCGCCGATGATCGAGCGTGGTGTGCAATGTGCCCAGGCTTGGCTTGAGGCAACGACCGATATTCCTTTGTGGTGGGAACTGGCGCAAACGCGCAAGACCTTTCCTGTCGGTGACTGCCAAGATGCCTTCGAAGCCGGTTTTCTGTTGAGAATTCAGCAACGGCTTCGGAGCGTGTCACAGTAACCCTGTTGCTTAATGGGCGATTGCATCGTCTTGATCGCCCGTTTGCACTCAACCTGGCTGCATCGACACAGACCATGCAGTTTAAGAACGATTGCCGCTTCGCTGGCGCGTTTTGTCCACCGGCTGAACAACTCGTGGGGGATTGTGCTTCCCTTATTTGGGCGCTGCACCAAGGGCGGCACTTGCTTCAAATGCCACCGGTCATGCATCGAACGTGAAAATCTCTTGAAAGGTATGGTTCCAGACGCCATTCCTCTAGAATGGAGGCTGACAGAAGTAGCTTTCGCCCTGTTACAAACAGGTTTACGTAGCTAAGATTCTGATTAAGTGCAGATTCTGCACGCTCTGAGAACGTGGAGCGCGATATGAAAGCCAAACGAGTGTTGAGTGACGATCTGGTGAGCCGACTGGAGGATAAGATCCCGGTCATGGCTGAAGGCGCCATCAATACCGCATATATCAACGCCCTGGCTGCCGGCCGCAGTGTGATGGAAGTCATGAACGGCATGCTTGTTGAAACGACTGCTGACGGTAAGCACAAAGTCATTCGGGTGGCCAAGCCCAAGCACAAAGTGACGCAGGGTGGCGTAATCAAGGTGCGCCGCTGCTCATGACTGTCCCTCGGTTGAGGGTCTTTGCTGGACCCAACGGCTCCGGCAAGAGCACGATGAAAAGTGCCATCCCTTCCCACCTGATCGGTATCTACATTAACCCGGATGAAATCGAGAAGGCTGCCAAAGACAGCGGTCGTCTGGAGTTCAGTGATTTTCAACTGGAAGTTGAGGGTGATGATGTCCTCGGTTTCATTAGGGAGCATCGGCTGGTCAGGTCTGCCCGGCTCGATGAGGAGGCGACCAACATAGGCTTTAGCAGCAACGGCCTGAATTTCCAGACGGTCGCGATGAACTCCTATTTTGCCTCCGTGCTCTCTGACTTCATCCGGAACAAGCTCCTCGAAGACCAGCTGTCTTTCACCTTCGAAACGGTGATGTCTAGCGACGACAAAATCGCTTTTATGCTCAAGGCGAGAGAGTCTGGATACCGAACCTACCTGTACTTTGTGGCAACTGAAGACCCTGACATCAATATCAACAGGGTTAGGAACCGTGTCGCGGCAGGTGGGCACCCCGTTCCCACAGAAAAAATTGTCCAGCGCTACGGCCGTTGCCTGAGCCTGCTGCCTGTGGCTATTGCTGCTTCGGACCGGGCCTACATCTTCGATAACTCCGGTGCCGATCTGGTGCTGCTGGCCGAAGTTACGGATGGGACGGACCTTGAGTTCAAGGTTGATGAGGTCCCTGACTGGTTCATGGATGCCTACGTTGAAAAGGTGTCCAACGGCTAGCTGCCGGATTGGCCAAAGCTGGGAGCGCCACACCTCCCTTATATGGGCTCTATTCCTCGCGCGCTATCGATCCGTTCAGCTACCCGGTAAGCCGCTTCCAACTCCGAGCAGCCGTTCTCCTGCATCAGTGTCCAGCGTTCGGCTTTTTCCTCGGGCTCCGTCATGGCCAGGGCGAGGTAGAGACTCGGCGGAACGGCTCGGAACAGCGTTTCAAGCTTTTTCGACAGCACGACCCCCTCAGTGTATTTCCCCGGTTCCTTGCTGGCGGAGAGCAACAAGGCTTTCTGCGCTTGTGAAAGCTTCTTGAACCGTGCGATCTCTTCGATTTCCGCGGGCGGCATGTTCAAACAAATCCACCATTCGATCATGTTGAGCATGGTCTGCGCGGCAGTGGGAAAGTCGGCAAGGTTTTGCGTCGCCAGCCAGAACCAGGCGCCAAGTTTGCGCCACATCTTCGTTCCCTTGACCACGAACGGTGCCAGCAACGGGTTCTTGGTGATGATATGGCCCTCGTCGGTGACCATGACGATTGGTCGGCCCAGGTACTGATCGCGCTCGGCGAGGTTGTTCACGGTGTTCATCAGGCTGATGTAGCTGATGGACATCTGCGCCTCGTAGCCTTCGCGAGCGTAAGTGGCGAGATCGACAATGGTCACATCGCTCTCGGGCCAAGACGTGCCCTCGCGGTCGAACAGTTCACCTTCGAAACCCTGGCAAAACACGTCGATGGACTCGCCCATTTCCTGGGCACGCTCACGACGCTTCTCCGGCAAGTGCGTGTCAGCAGCGACGCGCAGCAAGGCGTCGCGCACGTCGTGAGTCAGTACCTGGCGACCCGCCGTGCCGCAGGTCTGCGCCGCATCGAGGATGCACTCGCGGATCAAGCTGCGATCGGCTCGACTCAGGCGGGCTTCTTCCTTGGCCTCGCCACCGGTGATCATCAGGCGAGCGGTGATTTCCAATTCGCCAAGAACATCGCGTTGGTCTTCGCGACTTGCTACCACCTCATCGTCCAGCTCATCAATCGACAGACTCGCCACCTGATCCGGTTGCTCGACCAGGCGCCAGGCATCGGCGAACGGGGCGAGACTGACCGAGGCTCCCGGTTTCAATTGGACCTTGTTGACCGACAGGCCCTGTGTCGCGAAGTAGTCGCCCTGCAAGCCGAATGAGTTGCCGGCTTCGACGATAAACAGGCGAGGGCGGTACACCGCCATGACCTGCATCAGCAGGGTGACGAGGGTCGCCGACTTGCCGGCACCAGTGGGGCCGAACAACAGCAGATGACCGTTCATGGCCCGGTCCAGGCGTGATAACGGATCGAAACTCAACGGCGAGCCACCCCGATTGAACAGGGTGATGCCCGGGTGGCCGGTGCCGGTGCTGCGACCCCACACCGGAACCAGGTTCGCCAGGTGCTGGGCGAACATCAGCCGCGTGTACCAGTTGCGCGTGTCGCGGGCCGGGTTGTAAGCCATCGGTAGCCAACGCAGGTAACTGTTGCAGGCGGCGACTTCATCGCCTTCGCGTACCGGTTGCAACCCCGCACCCAGCAGCGCGTTGGCCAGGCTGACCGAGCGCTGGTGCAATTGCTGCTCATCGTGACCGCGCACGTAAAACGCCAGGGTGCCCCGGTACAGCTTGTGCTGGCGGCCGATGATCGCGCGAGCTTCTTCGACATCCTGACGGGTCTGGGTCGAGGCCAGGTTTTCACCGATGGCCTTGCGGGCCAGGCGGTTCAACTGCTCCTCAAGTACATCCTGCGGTTTGACCACCAAGGTCAGACTCATCACCGTACCTTCGGGTAACTGGTCGAACAGTGCGTTCACCGCATCGCCCTTATGGGTTTCGCCGGTGAGTTGGCCAATCAAGGGTGCCCGCCGCAGTTTGTCCACCATCATCACCCGGTGGGGCTGATCGTCGAAAAACCAGAGTCCGCATTGCACATCCGAGCGCGGTTCGTTGAAGAACAGCCGCTCGGCAAAGTCGTGATCGAAGGGCAGTTCCAGCGACTCGCCATCGCCCGGCTCCGGATAGACTACGCGGCGGTAGAACTCCTCGGGTGCTTCATCGGTGAGCGTGGGGGCCGGATTGAACCAGGGCAGCAGCCAGGCATACAGACCTCGGCCATCGACTCGCGTCGATTGCACCCCGCATGCCTGCAACGAAGCCGCAATACGTTCGCAAGCCTGATGCAGGGATTGCACTGGGCTGAGTCCCGTCTCCTCATCGCCAGACTCGAGCCAGCGATAGACCACCAGGCGCACCCGACGGTTATTGCCACGCCAGGGCAGGCGCGTCACCACTTTATCCTCAAACAGACCACCGGGCTTGGCGATGGCCTTCAGATGACGGCGGCTAAGCTCCAAATACGCCTCGGTGAAGACCGTGCCTCGCGCACTGTCCCGGATATAGTCGGTGAGTCGGGTCAGATAGGGGGTGAAATCGTTGTCGTCCTGGCAGAAAAACTGCGCTATCCAAGGCGCTTGATCCAACTCGTCAAAGCTATCCTGCAGGGCATCCTCGAGGGCATCGCGGGCCGCCATCAGCCAATCGGGTTCGCGCCCTTCGGTGCCGATGGGCAGCAACTCGAACACCGCGCCCACCGAGCGATTGTCATCGAGCAGAAAACACTGCTCGGTGTCGAGGTACTCGACCCACGGCAGGTGATCGGTGAAGCTGGGGTTGTGCGCGTAGAGTGCGGCTTCATCGGCCAAGGTCGCGCGCGGGCGCGATGGGTTGCGCCAGGCTTTCCACGCGGGAGCGTGGTTACCCGAATCGCCGGCACGCACTACAAGTCTTCCTGACGTTCACCCGGCAATGCGTACTGCACCCGTTGGTAAAACGGAAAGACTGTCGAGTAACCCGGAACTGGTGCCTGCTCGGTACCACTCAAATGCGGATACACGTACAGCACCAGATCGGGATTGGGCAAGCGAGGGAACAGGTTGCGGATCTCGTTCGCTGCTGTGCGCGTGTACGGTTCCTGTAGAGCAACGGAGAAATCTGCTTGAGCCAAAGGGCGGCGTAACTGCTGCCGAGCATCCAGCACTTGCTGCTGAGTGCCTTGCGAACCGGCGCCGTTCCAGATGTCCAGCATGGTTTGCTCGCCATGGGGCAGAAGCGTCTCCTTGTCGGTGGAACACCCCGCCAGGACCCAGCAGAACACGCTAATCCAGGTCAGGCAGAGAGGCAGGGTCTTTTTCATGGCGAACGCTCCGGCCCTTGGGCTCGTAGTCGATGGTGATCTCATGGTCGAGGTGCAGGGCGACTTGTGCTGCCGGTGGCACGTACACGGCAGCAAAGGCTTCGCCATACAGTTTGTTGATCCACTCGCGGATGTCGCTGACCCCACCACTGAGTATTGAATTCAGTGCGCTATTGCCACTGCTGCTGGTGACTCCGAGCGTACTGCCGCCCGAACTGATCACGTTGCTGTTGTTTTGCTCATTCCCGAGCAAGGCAGCGACACCCGCGCCGGCCGCAGTGATCAGGCTCTGGCTGCCGAGGTACTGCTGGGCGTTCGAGCGGCGCTCACCGGCAATGCAAGGAATGCCATACGGATCAGATAGGTAACCGAGTCCACCGCGGATCTTGTCGGTGTTTGAGTTCTGGGTGGTGGAGGCATTGCGGCTGGCTACCGCCTTCGGCTGAGGCACCGTGCGGATGGTGCCATCGGTAAATACAAAGGTGATCGACTCGACCTGTCCGCGTACGCACGACAGGGTCCAGTCACCGGAGGCTGTGCCGCTCATCACGGCCCCCGTGACGTCCGGCAGATCGATGCCGTTGGCAGTCAGGTTCTCCGGACCGACCAGCACCTTGAAGGGATAGGGATCGTTCACTGTGCCGTCCACCGGGACTCGGCCGATCAGCGCGGTCATGGCGACCGAGCCCATCAATGTCGCGTTTTCGGGAATGGTGTAGACCGGCTTCGCACCTTCGGTACGATCAGCGGATCGTGTCGGGTCACGCTCACCCTTGGTGACTGCCTGTAGCTGTTTCTGGCTGCGATCAATAGCGTTATCTTTCAAGCCGTTCAGTGAGTTGAAGGCGGTAGGCAGACTCAGTGCGGGGGAGGTCTTGGTTTTGTCTCGGGCGTCGGTGGACAGAGCATCCGAGGGTTCAATCCACTGCAGCGCATCATTGGCAGAGTGCCGCCCTTCAAACTGAGCACCGTCGCCGGGCTCAAGTCCCAATCCGATTGGCATATCCTTGCCTTTGCCGGTCAGTCCCGACAACTGATCCTGCAATTGCGTCAGCAGACCGCGAGCCTGACGACTGTCTTGTTCCGCTTTGAGTCGGGCCTCGTTGGCTTGGCGGCGGCCTTCGTCGACCTGCTGGGTCACGCTGCCAAGCGCCGTCTGGATACGCGAATCGACGCTGTTTTCCCGCTCGCGCAGACGGTTGTTCTCCGTCTGCAGTGAATCGTTGTGTTTCTTCAAGCCGAGCATGTCGCTGCGCATGGCTTTCACCTGGCCGACCAGGGTGGCGACCGTGTCGCGTGGGGTATCGCCCGCAATGCCGAGCGACTTGGCTTGCTCGGTGGATAACTGAATATTGCCCTGATCAACCGGGTGCTCTGGAGAGGGCGTGCTGCCGCCCGCGACCCAGGTTTTCAGGATGATCAACACCACGGCCAGCAGCGCAGCCGGTACCAGCCATTTGAGCAAGGC
Proteins encoded:
- a CDS encoding conjugal transfer protein TraG N-terminal domain-containing protein — its product is MLMSTNSYLEFYLSLLAWIINNGLWGVLSDTGLFAAPFGAIILQEWLSARQQGADEGNKGLLSVPRIENRLWLAYIVVLFGCAPVFPLSLSSMAFDDAASQRCGVSVAKPADTAWGTTFNTIGERSANVPIWWFLVHALSKGVTAAATASIPCAPDIRQMRMEIDSSRIESQVLLQEVADFTRDCYGYSRSRLFTNRPQLDKAQSHDASWIGSSYLLDTPGYYDTDRSRTPRVSWPYDESRDVSLPRLENGAGYPTCKQWWSDSGVGLRERLVEQVDPSLLTQLKGWLTGRSSNEIEDATLRELVSPRQQSMSMSPGQVYQDYGSSARGGSINQGLNNLATNTGLALGSFSNFPAMNALRAALPMVQAFLIMGVIISLPLILLVSTYQLKTVMTVTFALFTLHMLTFWWELARWVDSSMLDTLYNQVSASNQVLLSLPTSGFMDGTVTAQVIEYVMGAMFIVLPMVFLATMSWAGYSVGSGVEGMLSRGTHAAQTASSNGTSQLMSGARIVSGKSSSK
- a CDS encoding integrating conjugative element protein, which translates into the protein MSRLLARPWLGTMSLLLCGLLAIATHAYAAEGDYRLGTQGEVLDDRVMYTIGGGSAVGSPSSLYRPSGLGVGGSWRANMMCGNMSLTNTLQNQLNGVTEGFQQIMGSIVQNATQAVMSLPALIIQRANPGLYELLSNGVMQGRIDFDRSKLTCQAMAEKMADKVGQAGWGALAKNQEMQGNLEQTGGDAVAAVKNTEAHNGNKGVSWVGGSKAGGDGQTPIRVTADVVRTGYNLLHNRSMDDNASISNSDCLGGAICQTWASPQEESEWAVRVLGETEVTTCDTCETLRATAGSGLTPLIQEAYSERLKALQGLLSGSLSPTPDNLAKASSPMLPVTRGVVEALRDDPDQDLLARRLASETALSSVLDKALLLLRTLLAGSHEPNIASAEPAQSALTKNIDALEREIRLLQTELQVRQILATNTASLVLDRHAGGADASRTVEQGDPEPGRLNDADARRK
- a CDS encoding TIGR03756 family integrating conjugative element protein; its protein translation is MPVACSSLPPTKLRPLALSILLACGPSMALDTVSITSSVLSPNCLEYRVVGICFWLLCTPFGCTVKTSTKVRHFIPELVVSSYATTGNNPWTKMTTLSAPISGAEGGGNLITPNARRDNLPRFKNVDGIGHPGGWVATQLASQSGYACASGATALMPYYLSTLDSLAWRHGIPESFYPESLMPGIREIGRQVSGNMWGNVYPRQGFLVQPDDFKAAAVMAQRAGDVITHNWQPHVYLPLTPAKRDGYWPPGPIVENDASTHKWQLLYPQVQPTCAIFPSDPVQSADGGYAWSLWRPYSCCKREGQTFLFSIDFEGGAS
- a CDS encoding helix-turn-helix domain-containing protein → MTQDYEQLRLQLAENIRWMRRVKNLTQEQLALMAEVDRTYVSQIERCAGNPSLLVLCKLANIFEITTDQLLVDADTLRSSLHVK
- a CDS encoding LasR-specific antiactivator QslA, with amino-acid sequence MDENYISIPAADDCPSLLTPWGSEFSPMIERGVQCAQAWLEATTDIPLWWELAQTRKTFPVGDCQDAFEAGFLLRIQQRLRSVSQ
- a CDS encoding zeta toxin family protein; protein product: MTVPRLRVFAGPNGSGKSTMKSAIPSHLIGIYINPDEIEKAAKDSGRLEFSDFQLEVEGDDVLGFIREHRLVRSARLDEEATNIGFSSNGLNFQTVAMNSYFASVLSDFIRNKLLEDQLSFTFETVMSSDDKIAFMLKARESGYRTYLYFVATEDPDININRVRNRVAAGGHPVPTEKIVQRYGRCLSLLPVAIAASDRAYIFDNSGADLVLLAEVTDGTDLEFKVDEVPDWFMDAYVEKVSNG
- a CDS encoding conjugative transfer ATPase; the encoded protein is MRAGDSGNHAPAWKAWRNPSRPRATLADEAALYAHNPSFTDHLPWVEYLDTEQCFLLDDNRSVGAVFELLPIGTEGREPDWLMAARDALEDALQDSFDELDQAPWIAQFFCQDDNDFTPYLTRLTDYIRDSARGTVFTEAYLELSRRHLKAIAKPGGLFEDKVVTRLPWRGNNRRVRLVVYRWLESGDEETGLSPVQSLHQACERIAASLQACGVQSTRVDGRGLYAWLLPWFNPAPTLTDEAPEEFYRRVVYPEPGDGESLELPFDHDFAERLFFNEPRSDVQCGLWFFDDQPHRVMMVDKLRRAPLIGQLTGETHKGDAVNALFDQLPEGTVMSLTLVVKPQDVLEEQLNRLARKAIGENLASTQTRQDVEEARAIIGRQHKLYRGTLAFYVRGHDEQQLHQRSVSLANALLGAGLQPVREGDEVAACNSYLRWLPMAYNPARDTRNWYTRLMFAQHLANLVPVWGRSTGTGHPGITLFNRGGSPLSFDPLSRLDRAMNGHLLLFGPTGAGKSATLVTLLMQVMAVYRPRLFIVEAGNSFGLQGDYFATQGLSVNKVQLKPGASVSLAPFADAWRLVEQPDQVASLSIDELDDEVVASREDQRDVLGELEITARLMITGGEAKEEARLSRADRSLIRECILDAAQTCGTAGRQVLTHDVRDALLRVAADTHLPEKRRERAQEMGESIDVFCQGFEGELFDREGTSWPESDVTIVDLATYAREGYEAQMSISYISLMNTVNNLAERDQYLGRPIVMVTDEGHIITKNPLLAPFVVKGTKMWRKLGAWFWLATQNLADFPTAAQTMLNMIEWWICLNMPPAEIEEIARFKKLSQAQKALLLSASKEPGKYTEGVVLSKKLETLFRAVPPSLYLALAMTEPEEKAERWTLMQENGCSELEAAYRVAERIDSARGIEPI
- a CDS encoding TIGR03751 family conjugal transfer lipoprotein, with amino-acid sequence MKKTLPLCLTWISVFCWVLAGCSTDKETLLPHGEQTMLDIWNGAGSQGTQQQVLDARQQLRRPLAQADFSVALQEPYTRTAANEIRNLFPRLPNPDLVLYVYPHLSGTEQAPVPGYSTVFPFYQRVQYALPGERQEDL
- a CDS encoding TIGR03752 family integrating conjugative element protein, translating into MKANALLKWLVPAALLAVVLIILKTWVAGGSTPSPEHPVDQGNIQLSTEQAKSLGIAGDTPRDTVATLVGQVKAMRSDMLGLKKHNDSLQTENNRLRERENSVDSRIQTALGSVTQQVDEGRRQANEARLKAEQDSRQARGLLTQLQDQLSGLTGKGKDMPIGLGLEPGDGAQFEGRHSANDALQWIEPSDALSTDARDKTKTSPALSLPTAFNSLNGLKDNAIDRSQKQLQAVTKGERDPTRSADRTEGAKPVYTIPENATLMGSVAMTALIGRVPVDGTVNDPYPFKVLVGPENLTANGIDLPDVTGAVMSGTASGDWTLSCVRGQVESITFVFTDGTIRTVPQPKAVASRNASTTQNSNTDKIRGGLGYLSDPYGIPCIAGERRSNAQQYLGSQSLITAAGAGVAALLGNEQNNSNVISSGGSTLGVTSSSGNSALNSILSGGVSDIREWINKLYGEAFAAVYVPPAAQVALHLDHEITIDYEPKGRSVRHEKDPASLPDLD